The proteins below come from a single Takifugu flavidus isolate HTHZ2018 chromosome 6, ASM371156v2, whole genome shotgun sequence genomic window:
- the apbb2b gene encoding amyloid beta precursor protein binding family B member 2 isoform X2: MPGNLLCPTMMSVDVSNHNGPAATPPTSLSLRSSHNQLLDCDVTQQGSATPPKCRKKYALTSIQAAMGLGEGVSASSLPVSSPSQPPNPSNPKVAKNGVNQLRKADQDHNKNTTSLEPMALECSVEMEIGGVGLDKAEENGFHMLTTKGREDDLFEQGTDSHGEPEPEEKPELQTDSNINTIVELKLNGNTTDLGFNVNVKGDESDDISNLSEKEMLKMKIEQDGNELAVEEHEDEEKNPLLMIKNDSTGMKYKFSNFKLHRSDNDSPGPPPPSSPKQASPEDMPLLSVASCSSSCSSSSSPETKKDRRTGAKTDCALNRIQNLNPSDEELSWTTLSQESNSPEETDIWSEQSFQNDPDLPPGWKKITDMAGIYYWHIPTGATQWERPNTYPTPPGQTESQASDDHTTSTPPHMLGSLSPSPIPDLESCQADIFFRSSTRSGSTTSDSSVEPLPTHEPTFPTCGFVNSCYFPRSTSLQGMPEQESHPQHHEDEDKKLGWSDFGSKIGSEVWKDLQAASVNPDPSLKEFEGATLRYASLKLRNRPSQEEEEPNNVNNDPEGKSFAVRSLGWVEMAEEDLAPGKSSVAVNNCIRQLSYCKNDIRDTVGIWGEGKDMYLLLENNMLNLVDPMDRSVLHSQPITSIRVWGVGRDNGRDFAYVARDKKTRILKCHVFRCDTPAKAIATSLHEICSRIMTERKNAKAMAGGSLQDRIQAGLDLPLQEFPTPKTELVQKFQVLYLGMMPVVRPIGMDILNGAIESLISSSNKEDWTPVALSVADATVTISKDQDEEEVLVECRVRFLSFMGVGRDVHTFAFIMDVGGHRFDCHIFWCDPNAGNVSEAVQAACMLRYQKCLVARPPSQKACSSSPPGESVSRRVSTSVKRGVLSLIDTLKHKRPVTELPQ; the protein is encoded by the exons ATGCCTG gTAACTTGTTGTGTCCCACCATGATGTCAGTGGATGTGTCCAATCACAACGGCCCGGCTGCCACACCACCCACCTCGCTCAGCCTCCGCTCATCACACAATCAGCTCCTTGACTGTGATGTCACCCAGCAAGGTTCTGCTACGCCTCCTAAATGTCGCAAGAAGTATGCACTCACCAGTATCCAAGCTGCTATGGGCTTGGGAGAAGGAGTATCTGCATCTTCGTTGCCAGTGTCATCCCCATCACAGCCCCCAAACCCCAGCAATCCCAAGGTAGCTAAAAATGGTGTCAACCAGCTCCGGAAAGCTGACCAGgatcacaacaaaaacacaacttcGCTGGAACCAATGGCCCTGGAGTGCAGTGTGGAAATGGAGATAGGTGGAGTCGGTTTGGATAAAGCTGAGGAGAATGGGTTCCACATGCTCACTACTAAGGGCAGAGAGGACGACCTCTTTGAACAGGGCACAGACTCTCATGGTGAGCCAGAGCCTGAAGAGAAGCCTGAATTGCAAACAGACAGTAACATTAACACAATTGTGGAGCTCAAACTGAATGGCAACACAACAGACCTGGGTTTCAATGTGAACGTTAAGGGAGATGAGAGTGATGACATCAGCAATCTGTCTGAAAAGGAAATGTTGAAGATGAAGATTGAGCAAGATGGGAATGAGTTGGCAGTCGAGGAGCACGAAGATGAGGAGAAAAACCCTTTACTGATGATTAAAAACGATTCCACCGGGATGAAATACAAATTTTCCAACTTCAAACTCCACAGATCGGATAATGACTCTCCAgggcctcctccaccctcctcacCAAAACAAGCAAGCCCAGAGGACATGCCTCTGCTCTCAGTggcctcctgttcctcctcctgctcctcctcctcttctccagagaCCAAGAAGGACAGACGGACTGGAGCAAAGACTGACTGCGCTTTGAACCGGATTCAGAATCTGAACCCCAGTGACGAGGAGTTGAGTTGGACCACCTTGTCCCAGGAGAGCAACTCTCCAGAGGAGactg ATATCTGGAGTGAGCAGTCATTCCAGAATGATCCTGACCTTCCTCCTGGATGGAAGAAAATCACAGACATGGCTGGTATCTACTACTGGCACATACCCACAGGCGCCACTCAGTGGGAGAGGCCCAACACCTACCCTACCCCCCCTGGACAGACGGAGTCACAGGCCTCCGATGACCACACAACCTCAACTCCCCCACACATGCTGGGCTCTCTCAGCCCCTCACCGATCCCTGACCTAGAG TCATGCCAGGCAGACATCTTTTTTAGGTCATCGACTCGTTCAGGCAGCACCACCTCAGACAGCTCAGTGGAGCCTCTCCCCACACATGAACCCACCTTCCCCACCTGTGGATTTGTCAACAGCTGCTACTTT CCTCGCTCCACATCTTTGCAGGGGATGCCTGAGCAGGAGAGTCACCCTCAGCATCATGAAGATGAAGATAAG AAACTGGGTTGGAGTGATTTTGGCAGCAAGATTGGTAGTGAAGTGTGGAAG GACTTGCAGGCAGCCTCGGTGAACCCTGACCCCAGTCTTAAGGAGTTTGAAGGGGCCACGCTTCGCTATGCATCACTCAAACTAAG AAACCGTCCAtcacaagaggaagaggagcccaACAATGTCAACAATGACCCAGAAGGAAAA TCTTTTGCAGTTCGTTCTTTGGGATGGGTAGAGATGGCGGAAGAGGACTTGGCTCCTGGGAAAAGCAGTGTCGCTGTAAACAACTGCATCCGTCAATTATCATACTGCAAGAATGACATCCGCGACACCGTTGGCATCTGGGGAGAG ggcaAGGACATGTACTTGCTGCTGGAGAACAATATGTTGAACCTAGTTGACCCCATGGACCGCAGTGTGCTTcactctcagccaatcacaagtATCCGTGTGTGGGGTGTTGGCCGGGACAACGGCAG GGATTTTGCGTATGTGGCGCGGGATAAGAAGACTAGGATTCTGAAATGTCATGTTTTCCGCTGTGACACGCCAGCCAAAGCCATCGCCACCAGCCTGCATGAGATTTGCTCCAGG ataatgacagagagaaagaatgcTAAAGCGATGGCCGGTGGATCTCTTCAGGACAGGATCCAGGCAGGACTGGATCTGCCTTTACAGG AGTTCCCTACGCCGAAGACAGAGCTGGTTCAGAAGTTCCAGGTCCTCTACCTTGGGATGATGCCTGTGGTCAGACCTAtag GAATGGACATTCTAAATGGAGCCATTGAGAGCCTGATAAGTTCTTCCAACAAAGAAGACTGGACCCCAGTAGCCCTCAGTGTGGCAGACGCCACTGTCACCATCAGCAAAGACCAG gatgaagaggaggtgctggtggagTGTCGCGTCCGTTTCCTGTCTTTTATGGGTGTCGGCCGGGATGTGCACACCTTTGCCTTCATCATGGATGTCGGCGGACATCGTTTCGACTGTCACATATTCTGGTGTGATCCAAATGCCGGCAACGTGTCTGAGGCTGTACAAGCAGCCTGCATG ctGCGGTATCAGAAATGCTTGGTGGCTCGGCCCCCCTCTCAGAAGGCCTGCAGCTCATCGCCCCCTGGTGAATCGGTGTCCCGTCGTGTCTCAACCAGTGTGAAAAGGGGAGTCCTGTCACTCATTGACACCCTCAAACACAAGAGACCCGTCACAGAGTTGCCACAGTAA